TTGACATTTAGAATACAAAACTAAACTCAACTTCCTCTCAGTCCCCgtgtatgtgttgttttaacATATTGCTGAAGACGTTAATGACTGCATGTTTTCAGCTGAAGAGCTGCACATGGAGCCCCTGACTCATGATATGCATGGCTGATTACACACATCATGCACCACAAAGCCTCAGATCTGTCGTGCTGCATGAGGCCCAGAGGGAGGGAGGTGTGACCAAATCACTGCAGTCTGGATGTAAATCTTATAATATGGGGCCATTTGTGCTGTGAAATCAAAGGCAAACAGTAATAAACTATGTTAGCTGCAGAACttcattaatgtgttttaaaaggGCTCAGCAACGAAGATGAGACCTATACTTAGGAAATGAAACAGTGAAGTTAGATTTCAGACCTCactaaaatggttaaaatggAGAAATCATTTTACTAAAGCAACTACAACACAGCCTGAATtgtactgaaaaagaaaacttcatGAGGGTTCACTACATAGTACAAACCAGtgccatttttttcctttagaccACTGTTGCAAACTATCAATAAACCCAAGAATGAATAGACCAGCTTAGTTTGCCAAACTTGACCAGTTATGAAACAGGCAGCAGTCTGTAAAAGGTTGTTACTAAAACCAACCTTTATCCTAatgcatgaaaaaacaaaaacatgaaacaatttGTCCCAATGAATAAACGaatgtatgaataaatgaataaacaactgCAAAACACAATGTGAGAGCATTGGTATGCTTTGATTCCAGTGTGTGGCTTGTAGTTGTTGATGTGTCTGAACTATTAAGAGATATATTCTGTCAAAGCTTAGTTATCTATGTAGTTGAATTGTTGTGAGATTTGCAGTATTTCAGTCATCAGTAACAGTATATTTTCATCAGCACCACCCTATCAATGTGtggccaaaaaacaaaacttcggGCCAATGATGATTTTGTACTTACAACTACAGATGGGTTTTAAGTTTAACTGAAGTTAGTGGTGGCTAATATAGTAATTTTCTTCATCACAAATATAGtgaattttaagtgtttttttttttttgtttgtttgttttttagtgccACAGTAAATCTTGATAATAAACCTTCATTTCCTGCTACGGCATGTCCTGTGAAAAAGTTCTATCAGCTTGACTCCACACAGAGtgtttagatagatagatagatagatagatagatagatagatagatagatagatagatagatagatagatagatagatagatagatagatagatagatagatagatagatagatagatagatagatagatagatagatatggagggagggagggtgggacagacagatggatggacagacagatacTTGATTAATCTCCATGGGGAAAATTCACATATATTCAAATTCatggttttgtttatttcctcaGTTAAATTCGGCTAAATAAGTGGTGCATAGTTAATAGCATTCTGCATTCCAACTGCAGAGGACCTGTTTTTGTCCCGAGAAGCTCCATGGCAAGTGGATAGAAAGCTATTCTTAAGCAACTTCCCTAAATGatggaaataaacacatttttcaaaagTATATCCTTGTGCAAACTTTCAATGGTTTGTCTATGAACTTTTAAAAGGTCAACCAAGAGCAGAAAAGTGTCTTTAGCTAGTGCCTGCCTTGATAAATGTTCATATTTGCCATTGTGAAACAGGGTGAGGATAAAAAGTGTTGCCAATTTCAGATTCTATGAGTTTGTTaaaacatacagaaatgtaaatattggtaaaaaaaaaaaaaaaaaaatcttaagatTCCAACATatgaatttttttcctttttttcttttccatgatgTATATTCATATAGGTAAATAATGACACAAACAATCTCATTACAACTGATGTTGCTACCAAGCTGTGCCATTATTTTCTCTCACTTGGTTCTCCTCAGAGCCCTTCCGAAGGACAGGAGGATGAGCACATCTCATCTGGATGGCGTGGCTTCCTTTCCAGCGTGGGTCTGTCTGTCCCAGCAGCTCTCTGTCGCCTGGCCCCACCTGCCCTGCGTCTCGGCCAGCGTAGAATGCTCCAAGACAAGGCCCCTGAGGTCCCAGAGCATGTCCTGAGGTTGGCGGGAGTCGGCCCGAGCAAGCTGAGAGCAGAGTGGACCCTTTCAGGGTTTGTCACCATGTTCCTGCCTGAATTCCCTCACAGATTTGTACCTGGGCATGAATACTTTCAGGTAGATCACAGTTCCAACACTGACACCAAAACTATGTTGCCTGGcttgtttcagatgttttttttatttttttttatctgtctttATGTCTATATCTATTACTGTTTTCCAATTAGGTGCTGGGTTACATCGCCAAAGGTTCATTTGGGCCTATTCTAAAAGTGAAGGACAAatccaaacagaaaacatatgCTGTTAAAGTGAGTCTGCTGTctgtaatgaatgaatgaatgaatatattgCAGCACTTTTTGTCACCTTGTGTTTTTATCATACCAACACCAATGTGATTGTCACAGGAAATTAAAACTACATAGGAATATATTTGGCCATGTCCAAATCATTTCTGTACAGTGATGTTTGGTCATTTCATCCTAGTATTTGTGTCTGACAACAGGTTATTCCCAAATCAGAGATTCTAAGACTTGGGGTCCTAGAGCAGTCAAAAGAGGAAGTAATAGTCCAGGTGAGTGCTACCTCAGAAATCACTGAGattttgcaaaaaagaaaaaaaaattcttacaCTGATGAACTCTATAAGGTAGTAATCAATATTTTACACAGTCAGGAAATCTTTACTGTGCATTTGAGCTTATTTTTCATGACTgtatcaaacaaaacaaaattttaagcTACAAATATTGGTGAACTAGAAGCACTGGTGAACTAGAAGAGAGCACAGATCTTCACcaagccatttttattttgtatttatttttgccaatgattgggGGCATTATGTTTGAGGTAGAAGCTCTAatagcaaaattatccctatatCCCCATTgtaaagaatattaaaaaaaaattcctgtatTCAGGAGGTGGTCAGGATCTTCCccaaaaatacatttactttttccttattccatttctgagatttcctgaaaatttcgtCAAAATCTCTCCATTAGGTTTTGTTATGTTACCAGCAGACAGACAAGCTAACACcactgaatacatgacctccaccttgaCGGAGGtaaaaatagaataatataCGGATGATGTGTTATTATACATATCATGTTTATTAACCTGGTTGTTTTTTGGTCACCATTAAAGTATTTTTGCTTATCCATACCTCAAATGAACAAGTTTGTCTTGTGTAACTTAACTTTTGGTACACTTTTGTCCTAGATTTGTCTTATATTTCACCAGCAGCACATGCGGCTACTAAAGTTCTTTGTGAAGTCATCTTTCAAAAAGCTACGAACTTGatgaaaggaaagaaagttCGACCCTATTTTTGATCAAAAGTCCAAACAGAGGTTTTCCACATTTACAACCTTTGACTTTTGCCCACAGCGTCAGGTTCGTCACCCATTTGTCCATGATCTCCAAGACTGCTGGCAGACACAGCGCCACCTCTACATTAGTGAGTCAGCCAGATACCAGTGACCCCTTCCAACCCAGATCCACAATCCAAAACCCCTTCACTCCACCTTTTGTCACTTCAGTAGTGATAGCTTTGTCCAGACTCTATCCACAAACCCCAACCCACCACCTAGAACATCATGGCCACAGACAAAGAGCCTCTTATCAAGACAATGAATTCTGAATGTTTGTGCTGCACACAACCCAGATATCCAGGCTGTACCAAACCCTTACAACCTTCAGTCAACCAGTTCTGCAGTATCGTGTAGCTGCACTGCCTTATCTCTCTTCCCTCCAGAGCATTTACCCTTTTTTCCAAATTAGGCACTGACTCAGAAAGTGTGACCCACTTTGTTCGCTTCCCTCCCCCTAATAATAAAGTATGTTAGCCCAGAGATCAGATGCTGAATGTTATTGCAGTTTAACAAGAATGCATGTCACAGTCAAAAGAGAGGATGTCACTGCTTGCTTAAACTGTGAATAATCTCTGAATCACATCTTTTCGATCAGAAATACTGAGGATATGAAAATGACTGTTTAAAGCTGAATGTCtccatgtgtttttatgtagtaataagaaatataatgaaatttTTACTGCCTGCACTCCAGGATGATAGTTCTCtttcccaatttttttttaccagtgttTGTTCCACCTCCCACTGCCCTTCACTACCCCTCACATTTTACATTGCATTACAGTCACATTTTAATATTCTGCCTGCTCCCACAGTGTGTGACTACTGCAGCACAGGAGATCTTTACACCTACTGGCAAATGATTGGTCAGTTCTCAGAGGACACAGTACGAGTGTTTGCAGCAGAGCTGGGATGTGCACTCGGTTTGTATACAACCCTAATATACCATTAATACAACTAAAGTTTAAAGTTTAGGTGAAATGCTGCTTAATTTTGCTGTACAGCTTCTGGTTAAGTAATAATTAATCTTCATCTCTTGATCTGATTGGAATTGAGTCAAAAATATAATTAGGTATACAAAGAGCACCCCAGAGAGGTTGAGTTTTGGGAGGAGCCCAGCATGTTGTAACAACACACGCTGCCATCTAGATGTCATCCTTTTCATGGAGAAATTTGTGTATTTTAGTAAGACAATACCAAACCACATTCTGCACACGTCACAACAGCGTAATTTTATAAAGGAGTCTAGTTGCAAAAGTCACCTTCCTGCAGTCCACACCTATCActcactgaaaacatttaatgcCTTGTGCAAGAAAAAGTACAATACTGGTAACTAAAATATTATATCAGGCATgaacagaaaagtttaaaagtatAGCAACTGATCTCACAAGAATTTTAACACTTACAGTCTTTTTAGAATAGCAGACAGAGCATAGCCTTTTCATATACCTTTTCTAAATGTGTTGCTGgcataaaatctaaatatgttttcacacagtttccactaaaaatgtgttgttttttatgatgtAGAAATCATCGCACCCTGTTGTATATCATCCCAACCTTACAACAAATAAGGCTTTACTTATGGTATAGATATGATTTACATAATAATATGAGCCAGTGTTACCACTGATATTTAACTGAGAGTAATTATGAAAGGAGGTTTAATTACACTGTTCTCACAAAGGACCTCCCACGGCAAAGCAGTACCAGGATTTCCATTATGCTCTACAAGAGACATGAACTTTTAAACTGTTATTTCACTGGTTGAGTTtaatattcttgtttttttgtgtgttttgcatcTTCACAGGGTTTCTACATGATTTTGGAGTCATTCACAGAGATGTGAAAGTAAGAGAGGGAGGGTGTTCACTTTTTTGCTTCTGTAACAACCCACATTTAGTCACTTTAAAACATAGACAAAACCAAATGCAAAAGCATTAAATGTAGACTAACAGTATGTACATCTTAATTATGTCAGCTGATATacctaaaaaataaactagatcGTGTGACAAATAACAGGAGAAAGACACGTTTAAAGCGTGGAGTTTACTCTAAGGATTGATGGCATTTTTTCTGCCTCCCAAGTTCTCTCCTAGAAACTGTCCTGCTAACATGTATTGAATTTTAACTCTTAGCTTAGCAGCTGTTTCCATCTACTTTTGTGCCATACTCTTTCTATTGTGCCATGATTTTTATACATGTTTGCATTATTTTGTGTAGCACAAGGAACTAAAAAAACTCAATTAAATGTACTATTGCAGTTAAAGTGCAATGCATAACTTATTTCTCCATATCAGCTATTTGCAGTGTTATTTGTGAAAGTTAAAGTCTTGTTACTGACTTCATGTTGGATTTCCTTTAGTACTTATTATGACAGTAACTGTGTATGTTAATTGATGAGCATGAGTGGAATTTTATcaatctttttcttccttttttctttattattagaTGGAAAATATCCTGCTGACAGACAATGGTGAGTGAAAACTTGTCCCC
The sequence above is a segment of the Melanotaenia boesemani isolate fMelBoe1 chromosome 15, fMelBoe1.pri, whole genome shotgun sequence genome. Coding sequences within it:
- the rskrb gene encoding ribosomal protein S6 kinase-related protein — its product is MGADGSKNKKSPSEGQEDEHISSGWRGFLSSVGLSVPAALCRLAPPALRLGQRRMLQDKAPEVPEHVLRLAGVGPSKLRAEWTLSGFVTMFLPEFPHRFVPGHEYFQVLGYIAKGSFGPILKVKDKSKQKTYAVKVIPKSEILRLGVLEQSKEEVIVQRQVRHPFVHDLQDCWQTQRHLYIMCDYCSTGDLYTYWQMIGQFSEDTVRVFAAELGCALGFLHDFGVIHRDVKMENILLTDNGHLRLADFGLSRRLERGGRAFTICGTIQYMAPEVLSGGPYNHAADWWSLGIMLFSLVTGKFPVPPEADHCSMLRKVRSFPYEMPLSFSPQLSLLITELLCKTPSRRLKTLDRFQRQTFFHGTTFDLDFLQRQPVEVILELRERPDRAAKARRGLTLSLQPLKGFDYDLLLSPPATPDTQLAANIHTHIPAPLPGPALQLSQEKGPRREVFV